DNA from Dromaius novaehollandiae isolate bDroNov1 chromosome 12, bDroNov1.hap1, whole genome shotgun sequence:
cctccaggaagaaaatctcctctgccacaatccctcctgctcccctgcgactgtacacagcagcagaggcaagaggaagctCCTCATGCTTCCCGCAGTCCACCaagctcccgggggcggcggggcaatGGCGGGAAGTAACCAAGGGTGGAGACCAGGGAAGGACGGAAGTTTCTGGAGGCCTGAGATGGCCCGCTGAGGGCGCAGAGCCATGAAGCTGTCTTAGCAAAGAGGTGAGGCCTTCCCCTGGCGGCTGAGGGGAGCAGAAGCGCAGGGGAAGCGATGACAAGAGCCCAAGCACAACAGGCAGAGCGTGTCTTGTGTCACACAGGCCCCAGCATGTGTGCAGCCAAGCACACCGGGCTCCCTGCGCTGGCCGTGGCACGGCTGCTTGAGCCCCACAAGAACTccacctctgtgcttcctctccctgcagaagtggagcgcacagccaccagctgagcagcagccccctttttctggtggggatgcgtcagcaggcacggggtcagtttgagaaaagggagggagccccGAGGGGCGGCTGTTGCTGGGCCGGCATAGGTATGCCAAGGCCCCCGTAGGGGCCCAACAGAACTTGTCTGCCATCTCTTGGTGCTGGTTGAGGCATTTGGATGCTGGGAAGCTTGCGCTGGTCCGCATGGGCTTGACGTCTAGTCAGGGCGCGGCACGCTGTGCTGaacgcctctgtgctgacttgcacTGCCATTGCAGTCTCTAGGTCGAAGGAAAtcggagaaactctgttcctcatttctgctgtagagcaGAAGGCCATTTACACGAAAACACGCTGCTTCACggcaagaaaaggacaaggacacaCTGGTGGCATCGGGGCCAGGTGCCAAATGGGTGCTGCCTACAGCCTCCTCTGTTCGGATGAACCGCCTGAGGTTATCCTGCGGGCAAGACGTGTGTGCCGCACAGCCCCAGCCATGAACAACGCTGCGTGTGTCAGGGCTCAGCgtgagccaggggctgcctgggggccggggagccagGGGAGACGCCAGGGCcgtcagggcaggggcctggtcctccagggcgcgtcccacctgcccccggtgagggcgaagggcaggtcgggattgggaggggggcagccctgagcccaggccagcCAGGCACCTCCGTGGTGACAGGGTCAGGCCGAGGCAGGGCCGTGCAGTCAGCCCACGAGGCGGGGTCTGGGTCAGcggggcccctggctggggcaccTCTGTGCCCGTGACCTAATGAGCCCCCAGAGATGACACAGTGAGGCTGAGCTCACAGTGGGACGCGCCGCatcacagaggtctccctggtccctggcggtgtccgcacttccctgcgaggcccaggcgctggctgggtgctgctcaccgctgttctttggagctgctccgcagcaagcagagcgggcagcaggcagcagggccacgctgggggcccctcgccgtcaggcagaggagcaggggcccgtTGGACAGGAGCCTGGGGCGAGGAGACGACGAGAACGTCCTTTTCCCCTGGCTGCCGAGTCGAGCTAAGGGCaaggggcaagcgagatggagggctgctggaccgagaccatcagcctggagcagagctccttgttcccaacgctgctgcagctctccaccgaaggtaagggcttggggagctgcttccccaggggcCGCAGAGACTCTTAGCtgtccaaagagctgtggagctggggctgtgagggtggctgcaggcggctgggggctgccacgagagcctggcctgggctgggctgggctgggctgggctgggctgggaggaaaggggtgccctgtcccagagggctgggcctgacatgtgtttcccttgctttccagagattatTGCTATTTGGGACGCCGTGTCCAATTacatcctggaagagctgatgcaggacaaggtgggctggtgtcctggagggttttggctgtccagggagccctgggtgcccgggagcaagccttcccccagccccacagctgcacaccacacctggcccgcctgctgcacagcagctttttggccAGCCGGGAGAGAAACCCCGTGCAGCTCTAGTGTGAGACAGCATCTGGCACGTCCCagggctccccgctcccctgcGGCCCCCCACTAAAGAccgcgcagagagacagggctctgtgccagggctgctggaaacCCCGGGGATCTTCTCTAGCTGAGGGACGTTAGTGAACCTCTCAAGGAGGGTGAGGGACAATGCGGAGAACGTGGCTCTTCTCTAAAGCCTTCCCCAAGTGCCCCTTGCacgtcagcagcagagagggcacagagcagcgttcccacgctccgacaaacagcactttttccctcgccaaaagccttcctcgtgggcctttgtgtctttgctgtgtgcagggtgtgctgctagcggGGCTCGGCACCTTCTGCACGGTCCGGGAGCCACTGCGCCCTGGCAAAGACGACGTGCTGACAGTTCGAAGGcctgtgttccagctggaaatggacatggtctggctgcagaggctccagcgtcccaaagtgactctgcctggtgagttggcagcggccaccctctgcttccccttgccacatcacctgtggggcagggggtggctgctccctgctctttgggaggggcaggcagaagtaGCGATGTCCAGCTCCATCGCCCCGCAGAGAGCTCTTTCCGAGAAGGACCTTTTCTCTAGGCGTTTGTACTACAGAATAGTGCTTGCACACagtcaggctctctctctctttttgaactgCCCTAACAACTGCCTCCGTGCCACTCGCCTCTCTTGATGGCCCAACAATGGAAAGttggcctgctgtggcagtggtgttGTTCCTCTCCCGTGTAGACAACGTGAAGATCAAGCCGCTGAAGTACCGGCAGCTGTCCCTGGCCACCTCCTTCTCGAGGCGCGTGGTGGAAGACTGCGTGCAAGAGACCATCCGCTTGTTCTCTGCGCACGTGCGCAACAAAGAGAAGGTCGCCTTTGCCTTCAGGGACGTCGGCGTTCTGACTTGCCAGGAAGACAAAGTGCACATGAGCTTTTATGCCCGCTGCACCCGGTGGCTGGCGGACCCCTGCAGTGTAAGTTGCTCCGCTTTCCCTGCGATTTCTTTGGGAATCCTATGGAAGGACGAGCGACCTGATGTGTGTTGGCCAGCCGGGACGTGGCAGCCTACTGAAACGCCTTCCCCAGTGCTTGcccccacagccttctccaggagcaaagagagcgagcgcctcctgagtttcttgccccttgcccctacagaaagcctggcagtgttatcagccgagctctgttctttgctgtgcagcttctccgcaCCGGCATGAGGGGCTAATGTTCTCGGCAGAGAGCTTAGAGGAGGCTTTGGAGAGGCGGCCTCCTCTTGTGGCAGGAgaatgctctgctgccttcagcagcaaggcgagagctgccttggaagcctcccaatgggtctgtgttacattgcagagactgcctacgatagatctctccatctccggcacacctgctgccctggggacccggcctagccctctgcatgtgttcccgaggtgagtgcctttcctttgcagcccttgGCTAACCGAGCAGGCGGCTTCCCGGCTGCTGCTCGGCACCGTGCACCGCCAGGGCTTGACACTCAGCATGGAGTTGGGAATAACTCACACAGTGACTGGTTCCCGCTTCACTAAAGCTCACTTTGGGCTTCTCACACGTGTCTTTGCCTGGAGTGAGCGGGAACCGTGACTgcgtttctcatgcccagcctgccctccttcccatcagagagcagggactgcacacagagaggcatttaggctacgccttctgtcttttgggggagagtgccaaaaaccagctcccaaagagctgtgcacggacacagaggaggggggatgcaagaaggactccggcagcagtgaggaggatccgtgtccgcaagctgcaaaggggagacaatgcccttccttcaaagctggcttgtcttttggtttccaggtttcagctcgctgtgcaaggcagcgtagaggcccaggctgcccccgccggctgcccacaggagaaggagcaggagctggaagaagagcttggggccgtcaggagcagcaaaggtcagggaagagatgcctcctgacccggctgggtccctgtcccacgctgggtgacagcagccaggtaaaaatgcactccgcaagcggctgctctcaagagcttccttgtttcctccttccagagaggcgtcctggcaagctcctgccgcaccgcGAGGAGCTTTCTCTCCCCGTGCTGCCAAAGTGGGGGGAAGGCGCGAGGCagcaaggcatggagagcaagcctgctgccaggtgagagccttggcggaagggctgaggggcacactgggacctgcgcaggggagacgtcccctttggacacgccggccccagggactcaaaaggcctcctgacacatgtccagcaaaggctgcctgcttgctggatgccaagcatgcgccagtttgcgggagagcctcacgttgcccttgttttcctccagggtcatgtcacgcccttttggggagctgaaggcaaatccttcttagcaaacacctcctgcccttgtgctaacgcgccctgtggtgtctcctcaggacccttgtgaaccagacggcccccataccgggcacctccccggggaagcaggttggcgtgcaatacctcccgcaccctcccgccggacctcagcgtggccgtgccggcgccactcccaggggtgcagcacaggtgcgtgatggggctctgggtaatcctggcaTCTCACCCACTCGTAGGAAAGCCCCGGCCTATGAGACTCCCTCCGGAAAGGGCCCTCAGCACGTAGCCACTGGAGCCGTCGGTGGCCTCTTTGGGTGCTACTTTTGGGCGTAGTTAGGCACTGCTtgtacaacagctttttcagcctgccttctgccgaaaatcccgcaaaagagtgacggtggcgaggctcaagacaaggggcgggagagcgggtggaaagccagcgccaacacgcccctgcccagaatccctgcccagacagacaagactaatactcttgcctttccgcggccccgcaggatgcagcctgccctcccacgcagaggtttggaagagctgcccacgtctccctcttgaaagaggagcagaggcagcaccaagcatcgtgggaggaacagcaggccgcactggagaaagaggcccgGCGTCAGGCCCAGGTACGGGATGCCTTTGAGGGCCCTCTGCAAAAGAGCCTTTCCCACGTCCAGGGCGGcggagccttgcaggcagccagggcccaggcggacggctgcctccgaggagctgcgcccaagctggcccaccccttccgaggagggagacggctgcagccagaagcgggcccagaaggagccaggcgctgcagcgagggcagctggcgggggatgcctccccactgggcaacctctgcctgcggtgcctgccttcgagccagaaaccagctctcgggggcagctgccttgagccccttggccccagacgtgccggcggcagagccgcaGGGGCTCCGCTCTGGTAGCCCATTGTATCAGCTCCTTGTGTAGCCTGAGTCTGGCTCTACAAGGACtaggtgcctcccctgcagcccagtgctgtctcgcccattcacccctccatgctgaaaccatttcttcttcttctccttgcaaaacagatcacACTAGTGGAGCTGCAATACGCCCTCGAGCAGCGTCGTCGCCCAGACACTGACATgccggggaggcccccccaacggtAAGCGTGCGTGGGCGCGCAagctcagagccagggcctggtgcaggcgaggggctctgaccccccctgcaggtgccaggaccccaaatccctcagctccaggacacaacctacgacagccccggctttctgccgacgtgggtttgcaggggctgggggggccggaaggctcccgggagagcgggagcgggactttgccactcctattgcaggcaagcgtccgcgcaagcaaagcagaacatgcagcttctgacttcctacaaagttcttcgggacaggtggaaggaaagggtggaacgaAACCAACGGAggctgatggtggaggaggagcggcgccggtaaatacctggcaacccaggcgcgttcccccctttccgcaatgcccttcctgccatggccctggggaaagagggtcttctccagccccgcctggagaagcacagaagcagccttggagcctggcctggcctcacacatcccgcccactccaagggggtggggggtgggggtgcaccatgacatttccagcaacgtctccagtggcacaacatcctcttcctgaaccccgcagcgctttggtgatgcgccacctccagaagagagagcagcaggaccgtgtgccgggcagttaccaccaagatggcttttatgcgtggaaataaagggcctttccgagctgctgtgagcctttccttggtgggctgtgaaagtgcaaggggcagcagggcagctccagaggggacggaaagggtcaggcgggagccaggagagtggggcagcccctctgccgggcagctctcaccccggccatgccctagcaggtgacttggggactgccacgccagagaggaggcgagggaaaggttttggggggacAGTGTGTGTGACTCAGCCGCCCGTATCCTGCCAAGCTCTTCCGGGAGCTCCAAGTCTTTGGGTCACCATGTCCCGGTCCAAAGCACTGgtacctctcctccaggcaggccctgggggacagcagccactccttggcatgggccgcagcctgctccctcagcgtgGCGGCTGAACAGACCCCGAGGCTGGGCagacccccagccagaccctggcaCCACCGGGGCCAAGGCACCACACGGGAATGCCAGagctccccccagcactcccaccactccctccaccagcttgctcccagcaacagacctgtcagcaaagggcaagggagccttcccaggggctcaactccacttgggactgcaaagtgaagacagctggtgcctggtcacagccgcagtccccagcctctgccttgcaagggctttctctgcacaagCAATGACAGGAAGAGACCCTCCATTAAAGACCCTATGCGGGATCCCACAGGAATTCCTCTGGCCCTCACGGAATAGATGTGCTCCTCTTGAGCCCCACCCAtgagctcagcagggcagggctctcgTGCCCTCGTGGGGAGGCACTGGCCATGACTTTTGGAACAGAATCCCGCAGCTTTTGCACAACCCTCGCTCAACCGTCCCAGCAAGGGCTGCGAGGGGACTGTTGGGCCACACTgtgcccctgcccaaagcacctcTGGGCCTCGCCTTGAGACCTTGGATTCCTGCCTCGCCTCGCTAGCctcagggctgccttggcctgaCACCTTGCGCTGTTAGGACTCCTCTCTTGCCGCGCAGCCTaggcttctcccttctcttacCTCCTGCAAAGGGCAAAACCAAAGCCCCCGCCCAGGGCCAGGCCGCCTCTCTGAGCTCGGCTCGCTGTCAGGCTCACGCTCttgagcaaagccaggcaggttcCCGCAGGGAAAGCGCGTGCCTGTGCAGCGGAAACCAATCCGCCTTGTGTAGCTAAGAGCAAAGCTGGCACTCCTGGGAGGGAATCCCGCGGCAGTCTGGCAGCTCTTTCCTGGTGGCAACTTCCGCTGCTCCAAACAAGATGCTTCCCAGTTACGGAAGAGCACAGTGCGGGCAAgacatcttccctgctctgccctcttcagtttgaaccctgtcttgctctcttcttgatggtgcagttgaagagcacggattccatcccttctctatcaatgtcatgatgagagctctgctgttcttcatagaaaactatttgctgtgcgactgaaggggctgggctgctgcttggccatcgctgtgagggagggagctgtaGAGGACAGGAGCGGAGCCCGACACCACCCCCCGGGCCCAGGGCAATTCCCGGGGCTCCGACTCCCGGCTCTCCCCAGTCCGGAGGAGAATGCCGTAGTTGGTGCTGCTAAGCTGCTGGTCTGCAccaagctgcccttcctcctcctcgctctgccctggCGGGGTGACACGTGCCCAGCCTTTGAGCTGgctatgggggaggagagggaaaggcttggggggctggggacctctGGAAGGGGGCCGGGTATGCTCCagaagtggggagcagggggctgcacccagccgctggcttggctgagcccacgagtcctgctgcaaatgtgggctcttgacgtggagaccaaaggctgctgctgggccccttggtgctgcagccaggctgtggctggggagaacaAGCTGGGCTCCGCCCgcgtgccctgctcccaaaccccttgcaggcaatccccaccccaccccaaaaccCCGCAGCCTTCCCCAAATCCAGAAACACCCCAAACACCACAACCCTCACTCGCGGCCCAGCCCAgatgcccccggccccctcagtccactgcctgagcccacacagggccacggggctcctggggagggcgggctgggccgggccatgttttggaacagaagtctgcaaaggccttggtgtgaggccctagagaagagggattctcctgggggctcagagcaacccacacagggctcagggcaggcggagggaaacccagcccaccacCACTAAACCCCACGGCTCTCCGTGGGGACCATCCCGGATGCTCatgcccagagcaggaggaggggctgtgggggcacggccacatcccagggcagcctccatcaggcctcagctccacagcggctctcagcttcaggtgagctctctcaagaaatactgctgtaatttgaagccgtgccccgggcatgttcagcagacttgggctaggcgtacaggagagaaaaggcagcgaGCCCAGGGTGCAGACCTAGGGCtcgcagcaccagggaaggagctcggaaggctgagagagcaacgctgagaagtgaacaagtccttcccttcacagtgatctggaaagccacatctctgactgacgctcctcaaggccgaatggcgtttccttccacagcaggccGCCTGCGAGCACGCAGAGACTAGCAAGAGGAggcaggctgggtgcaggggtggtcccagacTTCCGTGAGCCAGGGGGCCCCTatggggcggagcggggcagcagggatcctgaaggcaagccagaggtccttggagagaattattcccttttaggaggggacaggaaaactgtcctgttttgtttcttggtgacaaacagggtgctggtcttcttagctgtgtgaactgtggaagcgtcaaaagcttcttttccggaggagagaaggaaaggtgtctggcacgccatgggaggaccttgcaggggcggcatgggggcacctttctctctctggggcCACGGAATGGGAGCCATCGCCCTCAGGGCTGCATGCttcggaggcaggagctggcgtgcCAGACCATAACGcaggtcccttcccctgccctcccaagccAAAACGGGCCCCTTCCGCTTGGCGGCTCCTGGGGGTtgttcccacccccgcccccggcctcctcctccctcctctggccaggcgcccctgcgggcacagcctcaggaaccagctggcgatgccacagaggggcagagatgcccatcagggcaaggagaccaggcttctcctgctgcaagaggagacgCAGAGACTGCGCTCAGGTGGGCTCTTCCTGTTGCTGAGGGCTGAAAGGAGAGGTGAAGGCAacacctgcatctccctcccccacacccctccctcccccgtcccccttagtcctaggacacaaatcacagcaacagCCAGCAACAGGCTACCCACAAGATGCTGTGCCTCTGCGGCTGGGTTCCTTCTCCGTTTTGGACAGGGTCAGCTGCCCAGAGGAGGCAGACATTTATCGGGGCATACGCTGGAGGAACACGGCTGAAACCCTGgcctttttctgtattaggctcaaaaccaagacctaaaacaccctgtgtttcatcgtgccctccttgacagtctcatgcgtagcagcactcctccaggaagaaaatctcctctgccacaatccctcctgctcccctgcgactgtacacagcagcagaggcaagaggaagctCCTCATGCTTCCCGCAGTCCACCaagctcccgggggcggcggggcaatGGCGGGAAGTAACCAAGGGTGGAGACCAGGGAAGGACGGAAGTTTCTGGAGGCCTGAGATGGCCCGCTGAGGGCGCAGAGCCATGAAGCTGTCTTAGCAAAGAGGTGAGGCCTTCCCCTGGCGGCTGAGGGGAGCAGAAGCGCAGGGGAAGCGATGACAAGAGCCCAAGCACAACAGGCAGAGCGTGTCTTGTGTCACACAGGCCCCAGCATGTGTGCAGCCAAGCACACCGGGCTCCCTGCGCTGGCCGTGGCACGGCTGCTTGAGCCCCACAAGAACTccacctctgtgcttcctctccctaCAGAAGTGGAGcgcacagccaccagctgagcagcagccccctttttctggtggggatgcgtcagcaggcacggggtcagtttgagaaaagggagggagccccGAGGGGCGGCTGTTGCTGGGCCGGCATAGGTATGCCAAGGCCCCCGTAGGGGCCCAACAGAACTTGTCTGCCATCTCTTGGTGCTGGTTGAGGCATTTGGATGCTGGGAAGCTTGCGCTGGTCCGCATGGGCTTGACGTCTAGTCAGGGCGCGGCACGCTGTGCTGaacgcctctgtgctgacttACACTGCCATTGCAGTCTCTAGGTCGAAGGAAAtcggagaaactctgttcctcatttctgctgtagagcaAAAGGCCATTTACACGAAAACACGCTGCTTCACggcaagaaaaggacaaggacacaCTGGGGGCATCGGGGCCAGGTGCCAAATGGGTGCTGCCTACAGCCACCTCTGTTCGGATGAACCGCCTGAGGTTATCCTGCGGGCAAGACGTGTGTGCCGCACGGCCCCAGCCATGAACAACGCTGCGTGTGTCAGGGCTCAGCgtgagccaggggctgcctgggggccggggagccagGGGAGATGCCAGGGCcgtcagggcaggggcctggtcctccagggcgcgtcccacctgcccccggtgagggcgaagggcaggtcgggattgggaggggggcagccctgagcccaggccagcCAGGCACCTCCGTGGTGACAGGGTCAGGCCGAGGCAGGGCCGTGCAGTCAGCCCACGAGGCGGGGTCTGGGTCAGcggggcccctggctggggcaccTCTGTGCCCGTGACCTAATGAGCCCCCAGAGATGACACAGTGAGGCTGAGCTCACAGTGGGACGCGCCGCatcacagaggtctccctggtccctggcggtgtccgcacttccctgcgaggcccaggtgctggctgggtgctgctcaccgctgttctttggagctgctccgcagcaagcagagcgggcagcaggcagcagggccacgctgggggcccctcgccatcaggcagaggagcaggggcccatTGGACAGGAGCCTGGGGCGAGGAGACGACGAGAGCGTCCTTTTCCCCTGGCTGCCGAGGCGAGCTAAGGGCaaggggcaagcgagatggagggctgctggaccgagGCCATCAGCCCGGAgcagagctccttgttcccagcgctgctgcagctctccaccgaaggtaagggcttggggagctgcttccccaggggcCGCAGAGACTCTTAGCtgtccaaagagctgtggagctggggctgtgagggtggctgcaggcggctgggggctgccacgagagcctggcctgggctgggctgggctgggctgggctgggctggcctgggaggaaaggggtgccctgtcccagagggctgggcctgacatgtgtttcccttgctttccagagattatTGCTATTTGGGACGCCGTGTCCAATTacatcctggaagagctgatgcaggacaaggtgggctggtgtcctggagggttttggctgtccagggagccctgggtgcccgggagcaagccttccttcccccagccccacagctgcacaccacacctggcccgcctgctgcacagcagctttttggccAGCCGGGAGAGAAACCCCGTGCAGCTCTAGTGTGAGACAGCATCTGGCACGTCCCagggctccccgctcccctgcGGCCCCCCACTAAAGAccgcgcagagagacagggctctgtgccagggctgctggaaacCCCGGGGATCTTCTCTAGCTGAGGGACGTTAGTGAACCTCTCAAGGAGGGTGAGGGACAATGCGGAGAACGTGGCTCTTCTCTAAAGCCTTCCCCAAGTGCCCCTTGCacgtcagcagcagagagggcacagagcagcgttcccacgctccgacaaacagcactttttccctcgccaaaagccttcctcgtgggcctttgtgtctttgctgtgtgcagggtgtgctgctagcggGGCTCGGCACCTTCTGCACGGTCCGAGAGCCACTGCGCCCTGGCAAAGACGACATGCTGACAGTTCGAAGGcctgtgttccagctggaaatggacatggtctggctgcagaggctccagcatcccaaagtgactctgcctggtgagttggcagcggccaccctctgcttccccttgccacatcacctgtggggcagggggtggctgctccctgctctttgggaggggcaggcagaagtaGCGATGTCCAGCTCCATCGCCCCGCAGAGAGCTCTTTCCGAGAAGGACCTTTTCTCTAGGCATTTGTACTACAGAATAGTGCTTGCACACagtcaggctctctctctctttttgaactgCCCTAACAACTGCCTCCGTGCCACTCGCCTCTCTTGATGGCCCAACAATGGAAAGttggcctgctgtggcagtggtgttGTTCCTCTCCCGTGTAGACAACGTGAAGATCAAGCCGCTGAAGTACCGGCAGCTGTCCCTGGCCACCTCCTTCTCGAGGCGCGTGGTGGAAGACTGCGTGCAAGAGACCATCCGCTTGTTCTCTGCGCACGTGCGCAACAAAGAGAAGGTCGCCTTTGCCTTCAGGGACGTCGGCGTTCTGACTTGCCAGGAAGACAAAGTGCACATGAGCTTTTATGCCCGCTGCACCCGGTGGCTGGCGGACCCCTGCAGTGTAAGTTGCTCCGCTTTCCCTGCGATTTCTTTGGGAATCCTATGGAAGGACGAGCGACCTGATGTGTGTTGGCCAGCCGGGACGTGGCAGCCTACTGAAACGCCTTCCCCAGTGCTTGcccccacagccttctccaggagcaaagagagcgagcgcctcctgagtttcttgccccttgcccctacagaaagcctggcagtgttatcagccgagctctgttctttgctgtgcagctt
Protein-coding regions in this window:
- the LOC135329617 gene encoding uncharacterized protein LOC135329617 is translated as MEGCWTETISLEQSSLFPTLLQLSTEEIIAIWDAVSNYILEELMQDKGVLLAGLGTFCTVREPLRPGKDDVLTVRRPVFQLEMDMVWLQRLQRPKVTLPDNVKIKPLKYRQLSLATSFSRRVVEDCVQETIRLFSAHVRNKEKVAFAFRDVGVLTCQEDKVHMSFYARCTRWLADPCSKAWQCYQPSSVLCCAASPHRHEGLMFSAESLEEALERRPPLVAGECSAAFSSKARAALEASQWVCVTLQRLPTIDLSISGTPAALGTRPSPLHVFPRFQLAVQGSVEAQAAPAGCPQEKEQELEEELGAVRSSKERRPGKLLPHREELSLPVLPKWGEGARQQGMESKPAARTLVNQTAPIPGTSPGKQVGVQYLPHPPAGPQRGRAGATPRGAAQDAACPPTQRFGRAAHVSLLKEEQRQHQASWEEQQAALEKEARRQAQITLVELQYALEQRRRPDTDMPGRPPQRQASAQAKQNMQLLTSYKVLRDRWKERVERNQRRLMVEEERRRALVMRHLQKREQQDRVPGSYHQDGFYAWK